One genomic region from Phragmites australis chromosome 1, lpPhrAust1.1, whole genome shotgun sequence encodes:
- the LOC133910833 gene encoding acyl-CoA-binding domain-containing protein 4-like isoform X1 — MERRKKAMWLYPKVVGFNPPERWGHSACFFEGVVYVFGGCCGGLHFSDVLTLNVETMAWSSLATTGQRPGTRDSHGAALVGHRMLVFGGTNGGKKVNDLHVLDLRTGEWTKPQCKGTPPSPRESHTVTVVGGDRLVVFGGSGEGEGNYLSDVYVLDVPTMTWSSPEVKGDYSPAPRDSHCAVAIGGRLFIYGGDCGNRYHGEVDVLDVDTMAWSRFAVKGVSPGVRAGHAAVSVGSKVYIIGGVGDKQYYSDVWILDVTNHLWSQLEVCGQQPQGRFSHTAVVMNTDIAIYGGCGEDERPLNELLILQLGSEHPNGRYNISMCKVLSNHWSQEKRKFLRSENQKDLSVSNGEIVQKPRESEFEQRNPFLRGLENGQVKRRKTGEVRPNDPESEQEEHSLSLSQHSSPSQSDQEQNGAHKLSASPNASISALQPFVRLNANGTLRAPGPGSISSRALKADQFLRTIAPQHRQEVQFLSSDHKPQPRPPGPPLIGAEVHGTIDGAFDSGYLMTAMVNGQLFRGVLFAPGPGVTAPRPAAHHPIPTVPPQQRPLVAHAIPVHARPVPQATGFVLPDCAHHARQGFPVKAVKSEPERGSSDLHDVVLTLGGPGGGK; from the exons ATGGAGCGGAGGAAGAAGGCAATGTGGTTGTACCCCAAGGTGGTTGGCTTCAATCCTCCGGAGAGATGGGGGCACTCCGCTTGCTTCTTCGAAGGAGTTGTCTACGTCTTTGGG GGATGCTGCGGCGGCCTGCACTTCAGCGACGTCTTGACACTGAACGTGGAGACCATGGCGTGGAGCTCCCTCGCCACGACGGGGCAGCGCCCGGGGACGCGGGACAGCCACGGTGCGGCGCTGGTGGGCCACCGGATGCTCGTGTTTGGGGGCACCAACGGCGGCAAGAAGGTGAACGACCTCCACGTGCTGGACCTGCGCACCGGGGAGTGGACCAAGCCGCAGTGCAAGGGcaccccgccgtcgccgcgggAGAGCCACACCGTGACCGTGGTCGGCGGTGACAGGCTCGTGGTGTTCGGCGGgagtggggagggggagggcaACTACCTCAGCGACGTTTACGTGCTGGACGTGCCCACCATGACGTGGTCCTCGCCGGAGGTGAAGGGCGACTACTCGCCCGCGCCCAGGGACAGCCACTGCGCTGTCGCCATCGGCGGCAGGCTGTTCATCTACGGCGGGGACTGCGGCAACCGCTACCACGGCGAGGTGGACGTGCTCGACGTCGACACCATGGCGTGGTCAAGG TTTGCAGTAAAAGGAGTTTCACCCGGTGTCCGAGCAGGTCATGCAGCTGTGAGCGTTGGGTCTAAG GTCTATATTATTGGAGGAGTTGGTGATAAGCAATACTACAGTGATGTCTGGATTCTTGATGTCACCAATCATTTGTGGAGCCAGCTCGAGGTATGCGGGCAGCAACCGCAGGGACGGTTTTCTCATACTGCAGTAGTCATGAATACTGACATTGCAATCTATGGAGG GTGTGGTGAAGATGAACGCCCCCTGAATGAGCTGCTCATTCTGCAATTGGGCTCTGAGCATCCAAACGGCCGCTACAACATCTCGATGTGCAAGGTTCTTAGCAACCACTGGAGCCAGGAGAAGCGGAAATTTCTGAGGTCAGAAAAT CAAAAAGATTTAAGCGTGAGCAATGGAGAAATCGTTCAGAAACCTCGAGAATCAGAGTTCGAGCAAAGAAATCCGTTTCTGCGTGGTCTGG AGAATGGCCAAGTGAAACGAAGAAAAACTGGTGAAGTACGCCCAAATGATCCTGAGTCGGAGCAAGAGGAGCATTCATTGTCTCTTTCCCAACATTCTTCACCGTCGCAATCCGATCAAGAGCAGAATGGAGCTCACAAACTTTCAGCCTCGCCCAACGCGTCGATTTCAGCCCTGCAGCCGTTCGTTCGCCTCAACGCCAATGGCACTCTGAGGGCTCCTGGACCTGGGAGCATTTCGTCGAGAGCTCTGAAGGCTGATCAGTTTCTCCGCACCATTGCACCGCAACATCGGCAGGAAGTGCAGTTCCTTTCCTCCGATCATAAGCcacagcctcggcctcccggtccACCCCTT ATTGGCGCGGAGGTTCATGGCACAATCGATGGAGCTTTCGACTCGGGATACCTCATGACTGCCATGGTGAACGGGCAGCTCTTCAGAGGCGTACTGTTTGCTCCT GGACCCGGAGTGACGGCTCCGAGACCCGCGGCGCACCACCCGATCCCGACCGTGCCTCCCCAGCAGCGCCCATTGGTGGCTCACGCCATCCCAGTCCACGCGCGCCCAGTGCCACAGGCAACGGGCTTCGTGCTGCCGGATTGCGCCCACCACGCGCGGCAAGGGTTCCCCGTGAAGGCCGTCAAGTCTGAGCCGGAGAGGGGCAGCAGCGACCTGCATGATGTTGTGCTCACGCTGGGAGGGCCTGGAGGGGGCAAGTGA
- the LOC133910833 gene encoding acyl-CoA-binding domain-containing protein 4-like isoform X2, with protein MAWSSLATTGQRPGTRDSHGAALVGHRMLVFGGTNGGKKVNDLHVLDLRTGEWTKPQCKGTPPSPRESHTVTVVGGDRLVVFGGSGEGEGNYLSDVYVLDVPTMTWSSPEVKGDYSPAPRDSHCAVAIGGRLFIYGGDCGNRYHGEVDVLDVDTMAWSRFAVKGVSPGVRAGHAAVSVGSKVYIIGGVGDKQYYSDVWILDVTNHLWSQLEVCGQQPQGRFSHTAVVMNTDIAIYGGCGEDERPLNELLILQLGSEHPNGRYNISMCKVLSNHWSQEKRKFLRSENQKDLSVSNGEIVQKPRESEFEQRNPFLRGLENGQVKRRKTGEVRPNDPESEQEEHSLSLSQHSSPSQSDQEQNGAHKLSASPNASISALQPFVRLNANGTLRAPGPGSISSRALKADQFLRTIAPQHRQEVQFLSSDHKPQPRPPGPPLIGAEVHGTIDGAFDSGYLMTAMVNGQLFRGVLFAPGPGVTAPRPAAHHPIPTVPPQQRPLVAHAIPVHARPVPQATGFVLPDCAHHARQGFPVKAVKSEPERGSSDLHDVVLTLGGPGGGK; from the exons ATGGCGTGGAGCTCCCTCGCCACGACGGGGCAGCGCCCGGGGACGCGGGACAGCCACGGTGCGGCGCTGGTGGGCCACCGGATGCTCGTGTTTGGGGGCACCAACGGCGGCAAGAAGGTGAACGACCTCCACGTGCTGGACCTGCGCACCGGGGAGTGGACCAAGCCGCAGTGCAAGGGcaccccgccgtcgccgcgggAGAGCCACACCGTGACCGTGGTCGGCGGTGACAGGCTCGTGGTGTTCGGCGGgagtggggagggggagggcaACTACCTCAGCGACGTTTACGTGCTGGACGTGCCCACCATGACGTGGTCCTCGCCGGAGGTGAAGGGCGACTACTCGCCCGCGCCCAGGGACAGCCACTGCGCTGTCGCCATCGGCGGCAGGCTGTTCATCTACGGCGGGGACTGCGGCAACCGCTACCACGGCGAGGTGGACGTGCTCGACGTCGACACCATGGCGTGGTCAAGG TTTGCAGTAAAAGGAGTTTCACCCGGTGTCCGAGCAGGTCATGCAGCTGTGAGCGTTGGGTCTAAG GTCTATATTATTGGAGGAGTTGGTGATAAGCAATACTACAGTGATGTCTGGATTCTTGATGTCACCAATCATTTGTGGAGCCAGCTCGAGGTATGCGGGCAGCAACCGCAGGGACGGTTTTCTCATACTGCAGTAGTCATGAATACTGACATTGCAATCTATGGAGG GTGTGGTGAAGATGAACGCCCCCTGAATGAGCTGCTCATTCTGCAATTGGGCTCTGAGCATCCAAACGGCCGCTACAACATCTCGATGTGCAAGGTTCTTAGCAACCACTGGAGCCAGGAGAAGCGGAAATTTCTGAGGTCAGAAAAT CAAAAAGATTTAAGCGTGAGCAATGGAGAAATCGTTCAGAAACCTCGAGAATCAGAGTTCGAGCAAAGAAATCCGTTTCTGCGTGGTCTGG AGAATGGCCAAGTGAAACGAAGAAAAACTGGTGAAGTACGCCCAAATGATCCTGAGTCGGAGCAAGAGGAGCATTCATTGTCTCTTTCCCAACATTCTTCACCGTCGCAATCCGATCAAGAGCAGAATGGAGCTCACAAACTTTCAGCCTCGCCCAACGCGTCGATTTCAGCCCTGCAGCCGTTCGTTCGCCTCAACGCCAATGGCACTCTGAGGGCTCCTGGACCTGGGAGCATTTCGTCGAGAGCTCTGAAGGCTGATCAGTTTCTCCGCACCATTGCACCGCAACATCGGCAGGAAGTGCAGTTCCTTTCCTCCGATCATAAGCcacagcctcggcctcccggtccACCCCTT ATTGGCGCGGAGGTTCATGGCACAATCGATGGAGCTTTCGACTCGGGATACCTCATGACTGCCATGGTGAACGGGCAGCTCTTCAGAGGCGTACTGTTTGCTCCT GGACCCGGAGTGACGGCTCCGAGACCCGCGGCGCACCACCCGATCCCGACCGTGCCTCCCCAGCAGCGCCCATTGGTGGCTCACGCCATCCCAGTCCACGCGCGCCCAGTGCCACAGGCAACGGGCTTCGTGCTGCCGGATTGCGCCCACCACGCGCGGCAAGGGTTCCCCGTGAAGGCCGTCAAGTCTGAGCCGGAGAGGGGCAGCAGCGACCTGCATGATGTTGTGCTCACGCTGGGAGGGCCTGGAGGGGGCAAGTGA